The region acatttcatggtAAATGTtcttgaaagtaaaaataaaaaaattaaatggaaatGAGTGAATGGATATTTGTTTGTGGCAATAAATGCAATCAGTAAACAAGAGTCCAGTGGACGCACGCTGACTCAGACATTAAATCTGGCTTCCTACCTGTCCTGCATCCACCATGTCTCTTATTTCATCCAGGGCCGGACCACTTGGTGCAAAGAATCCCCAGCGGTAGTGAACTCCTTtgactaaatgctaaaagaaaacaaaacgggTTTTATTAAGTCATTTGATTTACATTTTCGTACTCCACGCAGACATGCTTATCCAGACTTTTTCTGTATTACAAATGCAGTTCtattaaatgtgctttttgggGGGTGAAAGAGTTACGGCAGGCCTATTTAAGAACTGATGACCAAACTAAAAGCTTGCAGATAAATGTGCAGAGAAAAACTGCACAATTAACTTTTCGCCTTTAAAACCACAAGCTGTGTGCCACTCCTGTTTCTCTGAGGCGCTGTCATTCTGCTGTATGTGTCTGTGataactgcagcagctgaaagccacGCAGGACGATAACAGACAGggttaacagttttatttctgacagaaaagtcCAGTCATCAGCACTATAAGTGTGCATcagaatgtggaaaaaaaagaacttcagcAGAGTCAGTCTGCACACTCACACATTGTTCCCATAACTGATACCAGTGTGGGTGCTGACGACAACAATGCTGCGGTGCATCAATCCTTCTGCTGAGAGCACTCCGCACGCAACGAGAAAAAAACAAGGCGTCACcggaacaaataaaaaacctctTTATTCATCTTTCGGGGAGTTTTAAAGAGTCTGAGCCATGGATACTGACCACGTGGCTGTTATTATGAAAACAGTCAAAAGATGATGCACCACTGCACATCAGTGGTTTCCACAGTGGGTTTGGGGTCTCCCCCCTTTGAGTTTTGGGGTGCTTTGTTGTAAAGTGCAAAGGAAGTTAACGCACGCATGCACACATCCACtcagtaaatttgtttttatgttattcaGTCATCCTTGGGAGCAAACCCCTTGGTTTAACAATGTCACATCCCTCCACATTTAACAAGAAACAGGTTTCTCTGGGGCTGTCCCAGGCTCCCGGCCACATGTTGGGCTTTCACAATGCTGAATGGAGCTActggaaaaaaacttaaaagctaaataaagttGCTATAATTGATGTAATTTAGTCTCATTTATCAGAGCTTTATAGctgtaaatcataaaaaaataagtataaaaATGCTGAACAATGACCTTAAAGACTAAAAAACTATTACCTGCAGATTGCACGGGTTCCactattaattaaaataatgcctgaagttttatttggaaaaaatgatgaaaataaaaaatgtatttgaattttgctgaatttttttcttgcagaggTCTAGTGCGAAACCTTCTGAAACCTTGAACGGCTTCCTGCCGTTAACTACAGCGAGGGAAGTTTCTTTTCAGAGCCAAagtaacagaaagaaaagacaacagCCAACCAGCTGCGGCGTGAAATTTGGCAGGGAATCTTAAATCCCATGAGCAGTTTCTGTTCTCAGAACTACTGAATCCATCCACAACTTTGAAAATatggttttatcttttagtttgcAGCATAAAGGAACTACACTCTTTTGGTTGCaagatggtgatgatgatgaagatgacgATGATGATAACTCTTGATCTAGAAGAGGAGTTCCCAGAGTCTCCAGCTTctgggcaacaaaataacacagaaaactgTGACCTCAGTTATCTTTGATTCAAGCACATGAACGTTGCTAATATGGCAATTAACGAGGATATTTTGACGTGACAAATAGCATATAGAATATAAAATTAGcaattatttttgaaattattttaaattccatgACCCACAATGGAGTTCCAAACCCAACTCTGGGAACCCTGAGCTAGAATATTCTTTTAATAATTGTTATTTTACAAGTTATTCCACTTTTTaacaagtttctttttcttcttctttgtgtcCCAACATTTTGGACGGTGTGATATTATTGATTCAcatattagcattttttttgtatcattttgtgCATACAAACATCACTGACTTGTCGCTGGAAACATCTGCACGGATGTGGATTGTGTGGCAAGATTCAGAAGATAAGATGCAAAGAATCTAGGTTGCCTCATGCTGACCACAGAGGACACGCTGACAGGAAGTCGGTCCCTGCAGAATGTGTGTCTCTGTGGTGAGAGACGTCCAATTCACAGTTTTATCTGGATTCGTCCCGCAGCTGGACTGGAGTTCGGGAAAGAAGTGCCATTGTTTACATTACAATAATTGGAGCCTTGATAACGCATCAGTTATCTGTGGCTTGAACAATGCACAGcttcctctttttaaaagaaacattgttTGTTGCTTCAGGCAGTTTGTTATCTGGTATTTGCACAGGATTACCGAGTTCTCTGTCCACGCACATTAGgttgtgcatgttttttagGCTGGCTGTGACTTTGCACTTTTTGCTACACAGGATGTGTGCAGCGAAGTGCAGCAGGGTTGGAGCACGGTTATTCTCTCCTAGCATCCCTCCTAAAAACaagcattcattttttgttgttgtttttttttttagggaaaatgtgcttaataaaataaaatcgtAAGCAATTTTCTGCAGAATTACACAGACAGTCACAtttacatcaaaacaaagaCCTAAATTAGCTCCAGAGCTGAAAACAAATCAGGTAGATATAGAAAATGGAACTTTAAATTGTTTCCTAATTTTTAAGACCGCAGTGGAAGAAAAACCAGAAAGGTTGGAGTTTTTATAACCACAAGTTAATGTTTCTGTGTAGGTGTCGCTTTCTTAGTTTtactttgtggaaaaaaagaaagataaaaaacatcacagaaaatgttttcatataaaTGTATAATATATGGTGCACTTgttaaactttttaataaaaaggtgcAACATCAGTAGGTTCTGTGAACAAATGGGGGGGAAAATCTTACATCATCTACAAATAAACAGAGGAATTACCAAATCTACAccaaatagaaataaatataaaatgatctgttttaaatcttttacttCTGTTGctgattgtgtttgttaaacttttttttaacatgttcaagttaaactgttaaaatatttagagGCATAAACTCCAAACTACAACCAGCTGAATACCTTCTAACCGTTCCAACTACAGTGgaagctaaaaacaccaaagtcGCAGCCTAAATCTGCTCCATTTTATAGATGAAGCTTGTATTTATGTCAGCTGTGTCAAACATAACCAGAATTACCTTGATGGCTTTGGTGGCGACTGTAGCAGCTGTCTTCATCATGCCATCAGAAACCCCCAGCCTGTCAGTGTTTTCCACAAAAGGTGTTACAAGGGTGACGTATTTGGCTCCACTCCAAGGTTTAAGGAGCCCAGGAGCCCATCGCTCTGTGTCCCCCCCTATGTTATCCAGGATCAGGTCAAACCTTGAGTGCACAAGAGACACAAGCAGAGAGAAACCATCTGAGAGTGACCTGGtgccagagaaaaaaaaaactcctatcCAAGGTCTCAGCTTTCACACGGCAATCAGATTCTAGCTGCTTCTGTAATTGCTCTTTTTTATGTGATCCTCTTACTTCTCCAGTGCACCGAGGGGCTCTTCGACGGGTCCCGCAGTGTAGTCCACCACATGGTCCGCCCCGAGTTCCCTTACAAACCGCTCGGCGTTGTGGGAGCAGGTAACTGTCACATGGGCTCCCCAAGCCTTCACCATCTGCACACAAGTTCGACCCTCAGATAGGAGTGTCTGTGTACAAGCTACAGGCCTGTGATGTTGCTTTCATTCTAACTGGCTTATTGAATGTAAAGCATAAAATATGTAAAGTAAAGAAGATGACAAGCtgtaaggaaaataaaaataagattctAAGGTTTCAGTGTCAAGCTTGAATGACAAATATCTtgtcaaaatgacaaaacttttagcttttctaaAGATGTCCCCAATTtttgatcagttaatcaatgaATGCGATCAGTGGGATCTTTACACACTAACCTGTATTGCAAATGTTCCTACTCCTCCTGATCCTCCAAGGATCAAGATCctgaagagattaaaaaaagagtacTTTATTTGTAGCTTGGAATTCATACAGAAGCCACTTTGAGCTGTGCTGAGTAAACTACAGTAAAGTGAAAGATTGGATCTGCTGCCAGAGAACCAGAGCACATCAGCCAGAAGCCATCATTGGAGCGAGTGCAATAATTGGCCCAAGTATTTTGTGCCATGTGAACATTTTTCTCACCGTTTGTTGGCACAGTTGTCCTTATTGAGTCCTCCAGTATTAACCAGGGCCGACCAGGCAGTGGTTGCCACATAAGGAATGGCTGCTGCCTCCAGGTGGCTCAGGGACTTTGGTTTGTGGGATATCTGAGCACAACGACATAAAGAACAGTAGCTGTGAGCTGAGCAGCTCTTCTTCACCCTCATGTGCACTTGCTTTGCCACTAGGCTGCAAGCTGGCTCAGTTTCACATTTCTTAGTAGCTTATTTGGGATGTTTTGATGGGAAATAACAGTGAATAGGTCGACCTTTCAATGCTGAGATAAAAACGTTGGCAAAGATCTACTGAACCAAAGCACAAACAATACCAAGAAACTAATTACCAACAACATACAAGGGTTAATTAACCAACCTAAACACCAAACTGAGACATTTTCACCAATAAAACAAGctcaaaacaacatttaagaCTCTAATATGTACAATACCTCATTAACACTTGTCACCACAAACTCTGCCAAGCTGCCCTGCTTCCAAGGCGGGATTGCTGCCCACACCTAAGGGagacacacaccaacacacaccaacacaaatatatttactttctgtttgGTTAGTTCACAGTGACTTAGTGCTGACAAAGTTCCAAAAAAGCAAGTGGCggagaaaaaacagaatatgtCTTTGACATGTTAAAACATTCCTAAATAATATCTGCTTTCATACAAAcatgactgcaaaaaaaaaagaaaagtcacttAACATGATCTAATTTGTGATCAAATTTTGAAGACtaaaaacttataaaaatatGATCTTACTCTTTAATCTTGAGTAAAGAAaccatttattatttgtattttatattaaagctGCAAGTTGTGATTAGTTTTATGTCAAATGATTCATGTTTCACAAACAATAtcccaaaaaaaagagaacatatgtaaaatgggaaaaaaataattcattcaaAGGAGTTACATATAAAGCCTTAAAAGATTTCTTGTTGGTTGCTGAAAGATGTTTAACAGCTACAAAGGATCTATTTGAGCAGAAATATGTAGCAGATGGgtattatgttatttttttccaattaatGCTGCTATGACGGTGCATAATTACGATATGAATATCATTATGACAAACTGGAGTGTGTGGCCAAAGATCTATGAACTGTGAGTCAAGGAGCTCTGATATAATCACACCTGTCCCCTGTTTGCTCTGCCTAACACCACTCCTGCTGATCTCTAGTGTCACAGTGTGAAATCAGAGGCCACAGTTCACCAGCACAGCAGCATTAAGAGATCTGACTCAAAGGGGACTTTTTAAACTGAGGCTGCATGAAGAAGTTATGAGTACTCAGTGTCCTACCTGCAGTACACACCAGTCAATCATAGCAGTGAATCATTTTTGATTTAATGCTGTTAATTTTACCTCATCCGTCTCTTTGAAGTACTTGACATCCCGGCCACACTCCATGATGACCCCAGACACGTCTCTTCCCAGGATGAGAGGAAACTCGCTGCCTGACTTTGTGATGTTCAGCGGGTCTCTCTTCATAGACATCGTAGCAGCCCCATAGCCACCTGATGGGACGAGAGTTTCTGATTATAACCGAGGTCTTTATTGACACTGAAGCTGTCTAAAGACTAAAACAGTTCAACATtacaaagctgcagaaacaacatgaaaataacaaatgtttctatttttggtTGCACATGGTGCATCCTATTTGAACTTGGAGGttgaaataaatttcaaaatccAACTTGGCTGCCTATCAAATGAATGTGGTAATAGCTGTagtaataaactgtttatttgcaATTCTTTCAGTTAGTGTCTCATTAAATGTGTTGCACAACTAGTTCTCCCAATTATTAgtatgatatatatatttacaaccAATTTATTATTCACCAATTTACAACAGGAACTTTAGATTATTACCACCTCCATGTTTTGACTTCtgacacaaaaggaaaatataCACATACCTACATGCAAATCATCCAAAATTACAATACATACAATACTTGTGTATAGTATGTTGAGAATGATTAACTTCTGTAGTGGATTTCATAGAGAAAGTCCTAGCTTTACTATAAAAAAAGGTGTTAGAAAGTTCAATAAACACTTTCTGTGGcatatgaaaatgaaaactcttCCATattcatttgcatatttacTTAACCTACTGATCAGAACAAAATGACACCAAGAAACTCTACCATTGCTTAATTGTGCACactaaaagggaaaaaacagcGTTTTTCTTCCCGTTTTCATCCACCAGAACTGTCTGTTCAGTTGGGCAGTTGTTGGGGAAAATATGGTAAAACTTTGCTGAGCAGCACTGTCGAGACACGGTCTCAGCCAGAAGAACAAAACCTgatcttctttttgtgtttgactgtaTGTTTTAAAGATTGATGTGTGCACACAGGTAATATTGTACCTGAGAGTAAATACAAGTAAAACAGCACAGACAGGTGTCCCTAAGTAACCCAACAGATGAATTATTAACACAATTGGAAATGCACTAACAGGACTATTTAGAAGtataaattacaaatataactctgtcaatttggTCCTCGTCaaagtttcacaaaacatttcactgtttatttgtttacgCGTTAAGGACAGAATTTTCACTGCAACAACTGATAGTGATATTAACATGACAATTAACAAATAAGACCACtaataataacagtaaaacAATTCCACTGAGcagactaaaacacacacacagatgctcCTCTCTGTCTGACCCACAAAGTCTCCCACCTTTTCTTCAGAAATCACAAAGTGTAA is a window of Kryptolebias marmoratus isolate JLee-2015 linkage group LG10, ASM164957v2, whole genome shotgun sequence DNA encoding:
- the rtn4ip1 gene encoding reticulon-4-interacting protein 1 homolog, mitochondrial encodes the protein MSSVGWVLHRTLLLKLSKSLCKHTAISRHKSQRRLISTSNRYMTIMPAWVIDKYGNNDVLRFTKNANFPVIHLPNEVIIKVFAAGLNPMDVSMRGGYGAATMSMKRDPLNITKSGSEFPLILGRDVSGVIMECGRDVKYFKETDEVWAAIPPWKQGSLAEFVVTSVNEISHKPKSLSHLEAAAIPYVATTAWSALVNTGGLNKDNCANKRILILGGSGGVGTFAIQMVKAWGAHVTVTCSHNAERFVRELGADHVVDYTAGPVEEPLGALEKFDLILDNIGGDTERWAPGLLKPWSGAKYVTLVTPFVENTDRLGVSDGMMKTAATVATKAIKHLVKGVHYRWGFFAPSGPALDEIRDMVDAGQIRAVVEETFSFSQVPQAFEKVEKGHARGKTVVEISKGGA